A genomic segment from Thermodesulfobacteriota bacterium encodes:
- a CDS encoding DUF6088 family protein: MQSIENKIKKRLYEAGRGSVFSKKDFSSLGQHKTIDKALSRLLADGFIRRVIPGIYDYPKFSELLKREMSPDIDQVARALARKFGWSIQVSGNTALNVLGLSTQVPAKYLYYSNGRSRAYKIGNIELEFKKTALSDIGFKYSESDLVVQAVKALDKKTLTENEKQKIRDYFSPEKHARILKDTRYTTSWVYEVIKSVFKNQT; the protein is encoded by the coding sequence ATGCAATCTATTGAGAATAAAATAAAAAAAAGACTTTATGAGGCTGGTAGGGGTTCGGTATTTTCCAAGAAAGATTTTTCCAGTCTGGGTCAGCATAAAACTATTGATAAAGCTCTAAGCAGGCTACTAGCTGACGGCTTTATTCGCAGGGTAATACCGGGCATTTACGACTATCCAAAATTCAGCGAGCTGCTAAAACGTGAGATGAGTCCGGATATCGATCAGGTTGCCCGTGCGCTGGCGCGTAAATTCGGCTGGTCGATACAGGTTTCCGGGAATACTGCTTTAAACGTCCTCGGGCTTTCGACACAGGTCCCGGCAAAATACCTTTATTACAGTAACGGCAGGAGCAGGGCGTATAAAATCGGAAATATCGAGCTCGAATTCAAGAAAACGGCTCTTAGCGATATTGGGTTCAAATATTCCGAGAGCGATCTCGTCGTCCAGGCGGTTAAGGCCCTGGACAAGAAAACGCTGACTGAAAATGAGAAGCAGAAAATAAGGGATTATTTCAGCCCGGAAAAGCACGCCCGGATATTGAAAGACACTCGATACACGACGAGCTGGGTCTACGAAGTTATCAAGTCGGTTTTTAAAAATCAAACATGA
- a CDS encoding glutathione S-transferase family protein codes for MSKPMLVIGNKNYSSWSLRPWLLLKHLGVDFDEVRIPLFVEGMKERILEYSPAGKVPVYIDGGAVVWESLAIMEYLAESHPGVWPAEREARAAARSVAAEMHAGFAALRDKMPHNARAVGRQITVTPGVAKDVERVIEIWETSRRGYGSGGPWLFGAFSAADAMYAPVAFRFRTYGVTPSGLAGEYMQTVLADRHMQDWLRAGEEETEVLEFNEVGR; via the coding sequence ATGTCCAAGCCCATGCTCGTCATTGGAAACAAGAACTATTCGTCGTGGTCGCTAAGGCCGTGGCTTTTGCTGAAGCACCTCGGTGTGGATTTCGACGAGGTGCGTATACCGCTTTTCGTGGAGGGGATGAAGGAGCGCATACTCGAATACTCGCCCGCGGGGAAGGTGCCCGTTTACATCGACGGCGGCGCGGTCGTTTGGGAGTCGCTGGCGATAATGGAGTACCTCGCCGAGAGCCATCCGGGTGTCTGGCCCGCTGAAAGGGAGGCGCGGGCTGCGGCGCGGTCAGTCGCGGCCGAGATGCACGCAGGGTTCGCGGCGCTAAGGGACAAGATGCCGCACAACGCGAGGGCCGTCGGAAGGCAGATTACTGTAACGCCCGGCGTGGCGAAGGACGTCGAGCGCGTCATCGAGATATGGGAGACGTCGAGGCGGGGTTACGGGAGCGGCGGGCCGTGGCTGTTCGGGGCGTTCTCGGCTGCGGACGCGATGTACGCGCCTGTCGCGTTCAGGTTCCGCACGTACGGCGTCACGCCGTCCGGCCTCGCGGGGGAGTACATGCAAACCGTGCTCGCCGACCGGCACATGCAGGACTGGCTCCGCGCCGGTGAGGAGGAAACGGAGGTGCTGGAGTTTAACGAGGTGGGGAGGTAA
- a CDS encoding glycerophosphodiester phosphodiesterase family protein: MSSNQNRGSKLKRVALVILVLAAVNAGLHVVFAGMTEEEGAYAVSHRGAAALAPENTLAAVAAGVASGAPYVEIDVRATSDGALAVMHDSTVDRTTDGKGKVGELAWDYVKTLDAGGGFSPEFKGEPVPNLASVLRYMKGKGSALVVEAKWPRDWPGGDKTFFDTLREHGMERRVVVISFDTGWIKGLTRMLPNTSLGLLYIYPYSVPPAGEVEYVSIFWPSLVLDPSLAWRMKRAGHTVWAWNVNSEILARFLAWKGVEGITIDDPGVMNRRW, encoded by the coding sequence ATGTCTTCCAACCAAAATCGCGGATCAAAACTTAAGCGCGTTGCGCTCGTAATCCTCGTGCTCGCTGCGGTGAATGCGGGGCTTCACGTCGTATTCGCCGGGATGACGGAGGAGGAAGGGGCGTACGCCGTTTCGCACAGGGGCGCGGCGGCCCTGGCGCCCGAGAACACCCTCGCTGCCGTTGCCGCGGGCGTTGCGTCGGGCGCGCCGTACGTCGAGATAGACGTGCGCGCAACCTCGGACGGCGCGCTCGCCGTCATGCACGACAGCACCGTGGACAGGACGACGGACGGTAAGGGGAAGGTCGGCGAGCTCGCATGGGATTACGTGAAGACACTAGACGCGGGCGGCGGCTTCTCGCCTGAATTTAAGGGCGAGCCCGTACCCAACCTGGCGAGCGTCCTCCGGTACATGAAGGGGAAGGGCTCGGCCCTCGTCGTCGAGGCCAAGTGGCCCCGCGACTGGCCGGGCGGCGACAAGACGTTCTTCGACACGCTACGCGAGCATGGCATGGAGCGGAGGGTCGTCGTTATATCTTTCGACACGGGCTGGATAAAGGGCCTGACTAGGATGCTTCCGAATACGTCCCTCGGCCTCCTCTACATATACCCGTACAGCGTACCGCCGGCGGGTGAGGTGGAATATGTCAGCATATTCTGGCCGTCGCTCGTGCTCGACCCGTCGCTCGCGTGGAGGATGAAGCGGGCCGGGCATACCGTCTGGGCGTGGAACGTGAACAGCGAAATTCTCGCGCGCTTCCTCGCGTGGAAGGGAGTGGAGGGGATAACGATCGACGACCCGGGGGTGATGAATCGTCGATGGTGA
- a CDS encoding glucosaminidase domain-containing protein, whose product MTNGDAKIDAALDGPEPGGDAHEDVASTSRSRRPAGGLTPIMGGAVAAAARMEAFALGINPAPKLPFCTVRELAKMFLEEGRAEGVRGDVAWAQTLYETGYFNYGRIVMPDMNNYAGIGAIYEDRPGYGARFDTPRLGVRAQVQHLKAYATDGPLNGQCVDPRFHLVLRGSAPYAEWLGAADNPSGRGWAFPGGGYGAHIVAILGRMLEG is encoded by the coding sequence GTGACTAACGGGGATGCGAAGATAGACGCCGCGCTCGACGGACCCGAGCCGGGCGGCGACGCGCACGAGGACGTTGCAAGCACGTCCCGGAGTAGGAGGCCCGCCGGGGGACTCACCCCGATCATGGGCGGGGCAGTGGCGGCTGCGGCGCGGATGGAGGCGTTCGCTCTCGGTATTAACCCCGCGCCGAAGCTCCCGTTTTGCACCGTGAGGGAGCTGGCAAAGATGTTCCTGGAAGAGGGCCGCGCCGAGGGGGTGCGCGGCGACGTCGCGTGGGCGCAGACACTGTATGAAACGGGCTATTTCAACTACGGCCGGATTGTCATGCCCGACATGAACAACTACGCGGGTATAGGCGCGATTTACGAAGACAGGCCCGGGTACGGTGCGCGGTTCGATACGCCGAGGCTCGGCGTGCGCGCGCAGGTGCAGCATCTGAAAGCGTACGCCACGGACGGGCCGCTCAACGGGCAGTGCGTCGATCCGCGCTTTCACCTCGTCCTGCGCGGCTCGGCGCCCTACGCCGAATGGCTCGGGGCGGCCGACAATCCCTCCGGCAGGGGATGGGCCTTTCCGGGGGGCGGGTACGGCGCACACATTGTGGCCATACTCGGGCGGATGCTGGAGGGGTAG
- a CDS encoding nucleotidyl transferase AbiEii/AbiGii toxin family protein, with product MKKVAAFSPAELAEIFSETAAEKGMTPAAAEKDFWLCRVLMIIFEHPDLSPILRLKGGTSLSKCYGITDRFSEDIDLVLDWTVLTGEDPVKKSKTRQDRFNKALNDLAAEYIRKEILPALENGIDPTCSAEVDANDSLIIDVGYPKAFDNEYLRPVIRLEIGPLAAMVPSGKLPVRPYAAEALPDLFEAPEVPVETIKAERTFWEKVTILHAEAHRPEGRAQQDRYSRHYYDVYRMLDSEAGINAVSDEKLLADVVSFKARFYPSGWANYESAVKGTLKLVPGGEMLKRLKVDYGQMREMIFGDYTDFDSIIERLAEFEAGFNGKYA from the coding sequence ATGAAGAAAGTCGCTGCGTTCAGCCCGGCGGAGCTCGCGGAAATTTTCAGTGAGACGGCTGCGGAGAAGGGGATGACTCCGGCCGCCGCGGAAAAGGATTTCTGGCTGTGCCGGGTGCTAATGATTATATTCGAGCATCCGGACCTCTCCCCTATTCTCAGGCTCAAGGGCGGGACGAGCCTTTCGAAATGCTACGGTATTACGGATAGATTTTCCGAGGATATAGACCTCGTCCTCGACTGGACCGTGCTGACCGGCGAAGACCCGGTGAAGAAAAGCAAGACGCGGCAAGACAGATTTAACAAAGCACTCAATGACCTTGCCGCTGAATATATAAGGAAGGAGATACTGCCGGCCCTCGAAAACGGCATCGATCCCACGTGCAGCGCGGAAGTCGATGCGAACGATAGCCTGATTATCGACGTCGGATATCCGAAGGCGTTCGATAACGAGTACCTGAGGCCGGTGATAAGGCTCGAAATCGGGCCGCTCGCGGCAATGGTCCCCTCGGGGAAGCTCCCGGTAAGGCCTTATGCGGCGGAGGCGCTGCCGGACTTGTTCGAAGCGCCGGAGGTTCCTGTCGAAACGATCAAAGCCGAGCGGACGTTCTGGGAAAAAGTGACCATTCTTCATGCCGAAGCGCACAGGCCGGAGGGCAGGGCGCAGCAAGACCGTTATTCGCGGCATTATTATGACGTTTACAGGATGCTGGACAGTGAAGCCGGGATAAACGCTGTTAGCGACGAAAAGCTTCTTGCCGATGTCGTATCGTTCAAGGCCCGTTTTTATCCCTCCGGATGGGCGAATTACGAGTCTGCGGTTAAGGGAACGTTAAAGCTGGTTCCTGGCGGTGAAATGTTAAAGAGATTGAAAGTGGATTACGGACAGATGAGGGAAATGATATTCGGGGACTATACGGATTTCGATTCAATTATCGAGAGATTAGCGGAGTTCGAAGCCGGTTTTAACGGAAAGTATGCATGA